The Streptomyces sp. NBC_01268 genome window below encodes:
- a CDS encoding maltokinase N-terminal cap-like domain-containing protein, translating into MPETASTTRAPDALLPSLTPLLHGWLPRQRWFAGKGRRVTGFTLDAATELLPLDGTGPGLLHLLVRVEQPGRPAGTPADCYQLLLGVRPQLPPRLAPALIGRIRQGPLAGRAVYEGLRDPRLAGLLYERLRSPGRIGPLSFHTTAALPPALAPRVLDAEQSNSSLVFGDSFILKIFRRVSPGANPDLELPLALAGAGCARVPAPVAWFETGAATLGVLQPYLRGSRDGWRLALDALADGREFTDEAFALGRATAEVHLALATALPTERLHRAQSRHLAAAMDARLHAAAQAVPALMPYVPGLRSVFAAAEDALGSGRLQRIHGDLHLGQTLRGSDGGWAVIDFEGEPAKPLDERRSPQPPVRDIAGMLRSFDYAARTHRPWNADWAARCRDAYCTGYAEAAGTDPRDDPALLRAYETDKAVYEVVYEARHRPDWLPVPMAAIERLSSAT; encoded by the coding sequence ATGCCGGAGACCGCATCCACCACCCGGGCCCCGGACGCCCTCCTCCCGTCACTCACGCCCCTGCTCCACGGCTGGCTGCCCCGACAGCGCTGGTTCGCGGGCAAGGGGCGCCGGGTCACCGGATTCACCCTGGACGCGGCCACCGAGCTGCTGCCGCTGGACGGCACCGGACCCGGACTCCTCCATCTGCTCGTACGGGTCGAACAGCCGGGCCGCCCGGCCGGAACGCCCGCCGACTGCTACCAGTTGCTCCTCGGCGTGCGGCCCCAGCTGCCGCCGCGCCTCGCCCCCGCCCTGATCGGACGGATCCGGCAGGGCCCGCTCGCCGGCCGGGCCGTATACGAGGGGCTGCGCGATCCGCGCCTCGCCGGGCTGCTGTACGAACGGCTGCGCTCCCCGGGCCGGATCGGCCCGCTGAGCTTCCACACCACCGCGGCGCTCCCGCCCGCGCTCGCCCCGCGCGTGCTGGACGCCGAGCAGTCCAACTCGTCGCTGGTCTTTGGAGATTCGTTCATCCTGAAGATCTTCCGGCGGGTCAGCCCCGGCGCCAACCCGGATCTGGAGCTGCCGCTGGCCCTGGCCGGCGCGGGCTGCGCGCGGGTCCCGGCGCCGGTCGCCTGGTTCGAGACGGGCGCGGCCACCCTGGGCGTGCTCCAGCCGTACCTGCGCGGCTCGCGGGACGGCTGGCGGCTGGCGCTCGACGCGCTGGCCGACGGCCGGGAGTTCACCGACGAGGCCTTCGCGCTGGGCCGGGCCACCGCGGAGGTCCACCTGGCGCTCGCCACCGCCCTGCCCACCGAGCGGCTGCACCGGGCCCAGTCGCGGCACCTCGCCGCGGCCATGGACGCCCGGCTGCACGCCGCCGCCCAGGCCGTCCCCGCGCTGATGCCGTACGTGCCCGGGCTGCGCTCCGTGTTCGCCGCGGCGGAGGACGCCCTGGGCTCGGGGCGGCTCCAGCGGATCCACGGGGACCTGCACCTGGGGCAGACCCTGCGGGGCTCCGACGGGGGCTGGGCCGTGATCGACTTCGAGGGCGAGCCCGCGAAGCCGCTGGACGAGCGGCGCAGCCCGCAGCCGCCGGTGCGGGACATCGCCGGCATGCTCCGCTCCTTCGACTACGCGGCCCGCACCCACCGCCCCTGGAACGCCGACTGGGCGGCCCGCTGCCGGGACGCCTACTGCACCGGTTACGCGGAGGCCGCCGGCACCGATCCGCGGGACGATCCGGCGCTGCTGCGGGCGTACGAGACGGACAAGGCGGTGTACGAGGTCGTCTACGAGGCCCGCCACCGGCCGGACTGGCTCCCGGTCCCGATGGCCGCCATCGAACGTCTGTCGAGCGCGACGTGA
- the treS gene encoding maltose alpha-D-glucosyltransferase, with the protein MTVNEPVPDTFEDTPAKDRDPDWFKRAVFYEVLVRSFQDSNGDGVGDLKGITSRLDYLQWLGVDCLWLPPFFRSPLRDGGYDVADYTSVLPEFGDLADFVEFVDAAHARGMRVIIDFVMNHTSDQHPWFQESRSDPEGPYGDYYVWADDDKQYADARIIFVDTETSNWTFDPVRKQYYWHRFFSHQPDLNYENPAVQEEIMSSLRFWLDLGIDGFRLDAVPYLYQQEGTNCENLPATHTFLKQVRREIDEHYPDTVLLAEANQWPEDVVDYFGDFRSGGDECHMAFHFPVMPRIFMAVRRESRYPVSEILAKTPEIPSGCQWGIFLRNHDELTLEMVTDEERDYMYAEYAKDPRMRANIGIRRRLAPLLDNDRKQMELFTALLFSLPGSPVLYYGDEIGMGDNIWLGDRDGVRTPMQWTPDRNAGFSSCDPGRLYLPAIMDPVHGYQVTNVEAGMASPSSLLHWTKRMIEIRKQNRAFGTGTYAELPSTNPAVLAFLRETAPEEGLDADLVLCVNNFSRHAQPTELDLRRFDGVRPVELIGGVEFPAIGQLPYLLTLAGHGFYWFRLKRS; encoded by the coding sequence ATGACTGTCAACGAACCCGTCCCCGACACCTTCGAGGACACCCCCGCCAAGGACCGCGATCCCGACTGGTTCAAGCGGGCGGTCTTCTACGAGGTCCTGGTCCGCTCCTTCCAGGACAGCAACGGCGACGGAGTAGGCGACCTGAAGGGCATCACGTCCCGCCTGGACTACCTCCAGTGGCTGGGCGTCGACTGTCTCTGGCTGCCACCGTTCTTCAGGTCCCCGTTGCGGGACGGCGGCTACGACGTCGCCGACTACACCTCGGTGCTGCCCGAGTTCGGCGACCTCGCCGACTTCGTGGAGTTCGTGGACGCGGCCCACGCCCGCGGCATGCGCGTGATCATCGACTTCGTCATGAACCACACCAGTGACCAGCACCCGTGGTTCCAGGAGTCCCGCAGCGACCCCGAGGGCCCCTACGGGGACTACTACGTCTGGGCCGACGACGACAAGCAGTACGCGGACGCCCGGATCATCTTCGTCGACACCGAGACGTCCAACTGGACCTTCGACCCGGTCCGCAAGCAGTACTACTGGCACCGCTTCTTCTCCCACCAGCCGGACCTCAACTACGAGAACCCGGCGGTCCAGGAGGAGATCATGTCCTCGCTGCGCTTCTGGCTGGACCTGGGCATCGACGGCTTCCGGCTCGACGCGGTGCCGTACCTGTACCAGCAGGAGGGCACCAACTGCGAGAACCTGCCCGCCACCCACACCTTCCTCAAGCAGGTCCGCAGGGAGATCGACGAGCACTACCCGGACACGGTGCTGCTCGCCGAGGCCAACCAGTGGCCGGAGGACGTCGTCGACTACTTCGGCGACTTCCGCTCCGGCGGCGACGAGTGCCACATGGCCTTCCACTTCCCGGTGATGCCGCGGATCTTCATGGCGGTGCGGCGCGAGTCCCGGTACCCGGTCTCCGAGATCCTGGCGAAGACCCCGGAGATCCCGTCCGGCTGCCAGTGGGGCATCTTCCTGCGCAACCACGACGAGCTCACGCTCGAGATGGTCACCGACGAAGAGCGCGACTACATGTACGCCGAGTACGCCAAGGACCCGCGGATGCGGGCCAACATCGGCATCCGGCGGCGGCTCGCCCCGCTGCTCGACAACGACCGCAAGCAGATGGAGCTGTTCACCGCCCTGCTCTTCTCGCTGCCGGGCTCCCCGGTGCTGTACTACGGCGACGAGATCGGCATGGGCGACAACATCTGGCTGGGCGACCGGGACGGGGTGCGCACCCCGATGCAGTGGACCCCGGACCGCAACGCGGGCTTCTCCTCCTGCGACCCGGGGCGGCTCTACCTGCCGGCCATCATGGACCCGGTCCACGGCTACCAGGTGACCAACGTGGAGGCGGGGATGGCCTCGCCGTCCTCGCTGCTGCACTGGACGAAGCGGATGATCGAGATCCGGAAGCAGAACCGCGCCTTCGGGACGGGGACGTACGCCGAACTCCCCTCGACCAACCCGGCGGTGCTGGCCTTCCTCCGCGAGACCGCGCCCGAGGAGGGCCTGGACGCCGATCTGGTGCTGTGCGTGAACAACTTCTCCCGCCACGCCCAGCCGACGGAGCTGGACCTGCGCCGATTCGACGGGGTGCGGCCGGTGGAGCTGATCGGCGGGGTGGAGTTCCCGGCGATCGGACAGCTGCCGTATCTGCTCACCCTCGCCGGGCACGGGTTCTACTGGTTCCGCCTCAAGCGGTCCTGA
- a CDS encoding alpha-1,4-glucan--maltose-1-phosphate maltosyltransferase: MGRIPVLDVRPLVECGRRPAKAVVGETFEVTATVFREGHDVVSANVVLRGPSGRSGPWTPMRELAPGTDRWGAEVTPDAEGAWSYTVEAWSDPLATWRHTAKIKIPAGIDSELVLAEGALLHERAAKGVPKKGGGREAVLAVADALRDESRPAAVRLAAALAPRVLDSLARHPLRELLTASPALPLRVERERALFGSWYEFFPRSEGVRKVRGRTVPGTFRTAAERLPAIAAMGFDVLYLPPIHPIGVTHRKGPNNALSASPEDVGVPWAIGSPEGGHDAVHPDLGTIEDFDAFVARARELRLEVALDFALQCSPDHPWVEKHPEWFSHRPDGSIAYAENPPKKYQDIYPIDFDGAADGMDGIVAETVRVLRHWMDHGVRIFRVDNPHTKPVVFWERVIGEINRTDPDVIFLAEAFTRPAMVHALGAVGFQQSYTYFTWRNTKEELTEYLTELSGEAAAHMRPNFFVNTPDILHAYLQTGGRPAFEVRAVLAATLSPTWGMYAGYELCENTPLRDGSEEYLDSEKYQLRPRDWESAERSGASIAPLITTLNRIRRRHPALRRLRNLTFHTTDNDAVIAYAKRSGSNTVLVVANLDPHHTQEATVSLDMPELGLDWHETVPVRDELTGETYHWGRNNYVRLEPGVTPAHVLVLRPSPQTGGSPTS; encoded by the coding sequence ATGGGACGCATTCCCGTACTGGACGTCCGCCCGCTGGTCGAATGCGGCCGCCGCCCCGCGAAGGCGGTGGTGGGCGAGACCTTCGAGGTCACGGCCACCGTCTTCCGGGAGGGCCATGACGTCGTCTCCGCCAACGTGGTCCTGCGCGGCCCCTCCGGCCGGTCCGGCCCCTGGACCCCGATGCGCGAACTGGCCCCCGGCACCGACCGGTGGGGCGCCGAGGTCACCCCGGACGCCGAGGGCGCCTGGTCGTACACGGTCGAGGCCTGGAGCGATCCGCTGGCGACCTGGCGGCACACCGCGAAGATCAAGATCCCGGCGGGGATCGACTCCGAGCTGGTCCTGGCGGAGGGCGCGCTGCTGCACGAGCGGGCCGCGAAGGGCGTGCCGAAGAAGGGCGGCGGCCGTGAGGCGGTGCTCGCCGTGGCGGACGCGCTGCGCGACGAGTCCCGGCCGGCCGCGGTCCGGCTCGCGGCGGCGCTCGCCCCGCGCGTCCTGGACTCCCTGGCCCGCCACCCCCTGCGCGAACTGCTCACCGCCTCCCCCGCGTTGCCGCTGAGGGTGGAGCGCGAGCGGGCCCTGTTCGGCTCCTGGTACGAGTTCTTCCCGCGCTCCGAGGGCGTGCGGAAGGTCCGCGGCCGTACCGTCCCCGGCACCTTCCGCACGGCCGCCGAGCGGCTGCCTGCGATCGCCGCGATGGGCTTCGACGTGCTGTACCTGCCGCCGATCCACCCGATCGGCGTCACCCACCGCAAGGGCCCCAACAACGCGCTGTCGGCGAGCCCCGAGGACGTCGGCGTGCCGTGGGCGATCGGCTCGCCGGAGGGCGGCCACGACGCGGTCCACCCGGACCTCGGCACGATCGAGGACTTCGACGCGTTCGTCGCCCGGGCCCGCGAGCTGCGCCTGGAGGTCGCCCTGGACTTCGCGCTCCAGTGCTCCCCCGACCACCCGTGGGTGGAGAAGCACCCGGAGTGGTTCAGCCACCGCCCGGACGGCTCGATCGCGTACGCCGAGAACCCGCCGAAGAAGTACCAGGACATCTACCCGATCGACTTCGACGGGGCCGCCGACGGCATGGACGGGATCGTCGCCGAGACCGTCCGGGTGCTGCGGCACTGGATGGACCACGGGGTGCGGATCTTCCGGGTCGACAACCCGCACACCAAGCCGGTGGTGTTCTGGGAGCGGGTGATCGGGGAGATCAACCGGACCGACCCGGACGTGATCTTCCTGGCGGAGGCGTTCACCCGGCCCGCGATGGTGCACGCGCTGGGCGCGGTCGGCTTCCAGCAGTCGTACACGTACTTCACCTGGCGCAACACCAAGGAGGAGCTCACGGAGTACCTGACCGAACTCTCCGGGGAGGCCGCCGCCCACATGCGGCCGAACTTCTTCGTGAACACCCCGGACATCCTGCACGCCTACCTCCAGACCGGCGGCCGGCCGGCCTTCGAGGTGCGGGCGGTGCTCGCCGCCACCCTGTCGCCCACCTGGGGCATGTACGCCGGGTACGAGCTGTGCGAGAACACCCCGCTGCGGGACGGCAGCGAGGAGTACCTGGACTCGGAGAAGTACCAACTGCGTCCGCGTGACTGGGAGTCGGCCGAGCGCTCGGGCGCCTCGATCGCCCCGCTGATCACCACCCTGAACCGGATCCGGCGCCGTCACCCGGCGCTGCGCCGGCTGCGCAACCTGACCTTCCACACGACCGACAACGACGCCGTGATCGCGTACGCCAAGCGCTCCGGTTCGAACACCGTTCTGGTGGTCGCCAACCTCGACCCCCACCACACCCAGGAGGCCACGGTCTCGTTGGACATGCCGGAACTCGGCCTCGACTGGCACGAGACCGTACCGGTGCGCGACGAGCTCACCGGCGAGACCTATCACTGGGGCAGGAACAACTACGTGCGCCTAGAGCCGGGCGTCACGCCCGCGCACGTACTCGTCCTGCGACCGTCCCCGCAGACCGGAGGGTCACCCACATCATGA
- a CDS encoding NmrA family NAD(P)-binding protein translates to MSGQIPMRVAVVGATGFHGGAVARLPAERQHRVRTLTRRPEGDRPPLPGAEFVAGELGSPADVRRLFEGATHAFWSGSGVGGRRRHGGAARVLLTAREPKHMKPSGDRSHGPGPGGTGPVRQGRGRFLVRDVFLPVRLRPSS, encoded by the coding sequence ATGTCCGGTCAGATTCCGATGCGGGTGGCGGTCGTGGGCGCGACCGGTTTCCACGGTGGTGCCGTGGCACGGCTGCCCGCGGAGCGGCAGCACCGGGTCCGTACGCTGACGCGCCGTCCGGAGGGGGACCGGCCGCCGCTGCCGGGGGCCGAGTTCGTGGCGGGCGAGCTGGGCAGCCCGGCCGACGTACGGCGTCTGTTCGAGGGCGCGACGCACGCCTTCTGGTCTGGATCAGGTGTGGGCGGGCGACGGCGACACGGAGGAGCAGCCCGCGTCCTCCTGACGGCTCGTGAACCGAAGCACATGAAGCCCTCCGGGGACCGGAGCCACGGTCCGGGCCCGGGGGGAACCGGCCCCGTCCGACAAGGACGGGGCCGGTTTCTTGTCCGGGACGTGTTCTTGCCGGTCCGGCTACGCCCTAGTAGTTAA
- a CDS encoding AraC family transcriptional regulator produces MDTVGTQHAGQCETEHDDLLSELLKPLRLTGVFDSRWHVSAPWAIEGDAEQSCAALHYVVEGGCWITGADQTPIELRAGDLVVFPTGLAHRLSDRPDRQGVPLKAVLPERRPGTSGEIRIEGTGAESRLLCAGLHYDAGAATGLYRSLPWALVLDGAQVDREPLLRDTLRLLAAPDRPVGPGDRLITLRAFEMALVLALRPLLRELADNPAALPVLGHPGISRALVMIATRFSEPWTIDSLAREVGMSRSAFTAAFRDLVGESPARHLTARRMQEAARLLTETSLPQSSVPPRVGYQSAVGFHLAFRKWFAMTPGEYRAGVANAA; encoded by the coding sequence ATGGACACCGTGGGAACCCAGCACGCCGGCCAGTGCGAGACGGAGCACGACGACCTCCTCAGCGAACTGCTGAAACCGCTCCGGCTCACCGGGGTCTTCGACAGCCGCTGGCACGTCAGCGCCCCCTGGGCCATCGAGGGCGACGCCGAGCAGAGCTGCGCCGCCCTCCACTACGTCGTCGAGGGCGGCTGCTGGATCACCGGCGCCGACCAGACCCCCATCGAACTGCGCGCCGGCGACCTCGTCGTCTTCCCCACCGGCCTCGCGCACCGGCTCTCCGACCGCCCCGACCGCCAGGGCGTCCCGCTCAAGGCCGTCCTGCCCGAACGCAGGCCCGGCACCTCGGGCGAGATCCGCATCGAGGGCACCGGCGCCGAGAGCCGGCTGCTCTGCGCCGGGCTGCACTACGACGCCGGCGCCGCCACCGGCCTCTACCGGTCGCTGCCCTGGGCCCTCGTCCTCGACGGCGCCCAGGTCGACCGCGAGCCACTGCTCCGCGACACCCTCCGGCTGCTCGCCGCCCCCGACCGGCCCGTCGGCCCCGGCGACCGGCTGATCACCCTGCGCGCCTTCGAGATGGCCCTCGTCCTCGCCCTGCGCCCGCTCCTGCGCGAACTCGCCGACAACCCCGCCGCCCTGCCCGTCCTCGGACACCCCGGCATCAGCCGCGCCCTGGTGATGATCGCGACCCGCTTCTCCGAACCCTGGACCATAGACTCCCTCGCCCGCGAGGTCGGCATGTCCCGCTCCGCGTTCACCGCCGCCTTCCGCGACCTCGTCGGCGAGTCCCCGGCCCGCCACCTCACCGCCCGCCGCATGCAGGAAGCCGCCCGCCTCCTCACCGAGACCTCCCTCCCCCAGTCCTCCGTCCCACCCCGCGTCGGCTACCAGAGCGCCGTCGGCTTCCACCTGGCCTTCCGCAAGTGGTTCGCGATGACACCGGGGGAGTACCGGGCGGGGGTCGCGAACGCCGCCTGA
- a CDS encoding 4-hydroxyphenylacetate 3-hydroxylase C-terminal domain-containing protein — protein MTRSGQEYPAALRDGREVWLDGERVADVTAHPAFRSAAASSARLHELAADPALRPGQGIPFAQRITAGEPYPRVVQGIKLLAGGALIQLPASDRALHPELGALVHRWFRTPGEPSENRIKLLELARDGPGSEFAYRHRQYERFHQGAPRVYLTMRTRAGAADAGEAPARACLDGYDLGTSR, from the coding sequence GTGACGAGGTCAGGGCAGGAGTATCCGGCGGCGTTACGCGACGGGCGGGAGGTCTGGCTCGACGGGGAGCGCGTCGCGGACGTCACCGCGCACCCGGCCTTCCGCTCGGCCGCGGCCTCCTCGGCCCGGCTCCACGAGCTCGCCGCCGACCCGGCCCTGCGGCCCGGGCAGGGGATCCCCTTCGCCCAGCGGATCACGGCCGGCGAGCCGTACCCCCGCGTCGTCCAGGGCATCAAGCTGCTCGCCGGCGGGGCGCTGATCCAGCTCCCCGCGAGCGACCGGGCCCTCCACCCCGAACTCGGGGCGCTCGTGCACCGCTGGTTCCGCACCCCGGGCGAGCCCTCCGAGAACCGGATCAAGCTCCTCGAACTCGCCCGGGACGGCCCCGGTTCCGAGTTCGCCTACCGCCACCGGCAGTACGAGCGCTTCCACCAGGGCGCCCCGCGCGTCTACCTCACCATGCGGACCCGGGCCGGCGCCGCCGACGCCGGCGAGGCACCGGCCCGGGCCTGTCTCGACGGCTACGACCTGGGCACGAGCCGGTGA
- a CDS encoding FAD-dependent monooxygenase: MTPHIVIAGGGVAGLTTALALHAVGFERVTVVEAVRELRPAGAGLNLMPGAVRELDALGLLAALESGAALRTRELRSYHRSGALISREPRGLGAGYRWPQLSVHRAHLQRVLVDAVRDRLGPAAVVPGVRVAGVELPGGGRPRLRLVHRDGGRRGRASMEPDVLIGADGIRSAVRAALHPGETGPVWNGMLVWRGVSRVPAAAIGSFMLIAGDDRQKAEVYPMTRPARPGGEVLVNWALARPADGAPEDRLLGDWRRDVDVETFLHHFEGWEFDGVSVPRVLRAAETAQEYPVVERDPLDRWSHGPTTLVGDAAHAMYPTGSNGASQSVVDARALAHALACHPDPAEALRAYEAERRPVTTALQQADRRLGPEVVIDLAHRRAPHGFTDVHQVIPAEELAAIAARYAAAGAFDPATVNQGSPYGPPCLPARAPRAVAGPVTFA; this comes from the coding sequence ATGACCCCCCACATAGTGATCGCCGGCGGCGGAGTCGCCGGACTCACCACCGCGCTCGCCCTGCACGCCGTCGGCTTCGAGCGGGTCACCGTCGTCGAGGCCGTCCGCGAACTGCGCCCGGCCGGGGCCGGACTCAACCTGATGCCGGGCGCCGTCCGCGAGCTCGACGCGCTCGGACTGCTCGCCGCCCTGGAGTCCGGCGCCGCCCTGCGCACCCGCGAGCTGCGCTCCTACCACCGCTCGGGCGCGCTGATCTCCCGCGAGCCGCGCGGCCTGGGCGCCGGCTACCGCTGGCCCCAGCTCTCGGTCCACCGCGCCCACCTCCAGCGGGTGCTCGTCGACGCCGTTCGGGACCGGCTCGGGCCCGCCGCCGTCGTGCCCGGCGTCCGGGTGGCGGGCGTGGAGCTCCCCGGCGGCGGGCGGCCCCGGCTGCGGCTGGTGCACCGCGACGGCGGGCGCCGGGGGCGGGCCTCGATGGAGCCGGACGTGCTGATCGGCGCCGACGGGATCCGCTCGGCGGTCCGGGCCGCGCTCCACCCGGGCGAGACGGGACCGGTGTGGAACGGGATGCTGGTGTGGCGCGGGGTCTCCCGGGTGCCCGCCGCGGCCATCGGCTCCTTCATGCTGATCGCCGGCGACGACCGGCAGAAGGCCGAGGTCTACCCCATGACCCGCCCCGCGCGCCCCGGCGGCGAGGTGCTCGTCAACTGGGCGCTGGCCCGCCCGGCGGACGGCGCGCCCGAGGACCGGCTGCTGGGCGACTGGCGCCGGGACGTCGACGTGGAGACGTTCCTGCACCACTTCGAGGGCTGGGAGTTCGACGGCGTCAGCGTCCCCCGGGTCCTGCGCGCCGCCGAGACCGCCCAGGAGTACCCCGTGGTCGAACGCGACCCCCTCGACCGCTGGAGCCACGGCCCCACCACCCTCGTCGGCGACGCCGCCCACGCCATGTACCCCACCGGCTCCAACGGGGCCAGCCAGTCCGTCGTCGACGCCCGCGCCCTCGCCCACGCGCTCGCCTGCCACCCCGACCCGGCCGAGGCCCTGCGCGCCTACGAGGCGGAACGACGCCCCGTCACCACCGCCCTCCAGCAGGCCGACCGGCGGCTCGGCCCCGAGGTCGTCATCGACCTCGCGCACCGGCGCGCCCCGCACGGCTTCACCGACGTCCACCAGGTCATCCCCGCCGAGGAACTCGCCGCCATCGCCGCCCGCTACGCCGCCGCCGGCGCCTTCGACCCGGCCACCGTCAACCAGGGCTCCCCCTACGGGCCGCCGTGCCTCCCCGCGCGCGCCCCCCGCGCCGTAGCGGGACCCGTCACCTTCGCCTAG